Sequence from the Xenorhabdus nematophila ATCC 19061 genome:
CCCTCACGTACTTTTTTCAGGAACGGGCCAAAACCGTTATCACCCAGCCAGAAATCAAACATATGCTGAACACCGTTAGAAGTCAGGGTCGCACCGGACAGGCCATCCACACCATAAGGGTTATCACCTGCTCCGCCACGAACGATTTTCAGTGCCGGAATACCTTGCGGGTTATAGAGTTTTTTTCCTACCCACTGTTTGCGCCATTGTGGGTTATCCACTTCACCACCCAAACCCGGAGTTTCACCATGAGAGTAGTAAGTAATGCCGCGGGATGTGACACCATCGACATCAATGGAAATGAAGGCATACATCACTGACCACAGACCTGAACCGTATATTGGCAAAACCAGTTCCGTCGTTTTGCCATGCTCGTCTTTAACCAGATAAATTTCTGCCATATTGGCACGGCGGCGAATTTTAGCCAGATCCTGCTCTGGTGATAAAGCCACGCTGGTGTCATCACTGCGCAGAGCATTTTTCAAATCAAAATCAC
This genomic interval carries:
- a CDS encoding Na(+)-translocating NADH-quinone reductase subunit C; amino-acid sequence: MANDKPKNNDSIGRTFIVVFVLCLVCSIVVAGSAVGLKAQQQEQKLLDKQRNILDVAGLLKPGMTGTEIKAIYDNRIQPELLDLKTATLEKGKGDFDLKNALRSDDTSVALSPEQDLAKIRRRANMAEIYLVKDEHGKTTELVLPIYGSGLWSVMYAFISIDVDGVTSRGITYYSHGETPGLGGEVDNPQWRKQWVGKKLYNPQGIPALKIVRGGAGDNPYGVDGLSGATLTSNGVQHMFDFWLGDNGFGPFLKKVREGALKDG